In the Streptomyces sp. NBC_00193 genome, CCACCGAGTTGTGGATCGGAAACACCTTGGTCAGACCGGTGATTCGGAAGATCTTCAGGATGCGCTCCTGGTTGCACACCAGACGCAGCGAGCCCTCGTGCGCGCGGACGCGCTTGAGGCCTCCCACGAGCACACCAAGTCCGGTGGAGTCGAGGAAGTCCACTCGCTCCATGTCGACAACCAGGTGGTAGCTGCCGTCGTTCACCAACTCGACCAACTGCTCGCGCAGCTTGGGCGCGGTATACACATCAATCTCGCCACCGACCTCCACGACCGTACGGTCGCCGACAGTGCGAGTCGACAGGGACAGGTCCACGGATCCTCCAGCACCTTGCTATCGAGCGGCGCCCCCCAGGGGCCTCCCCACCCGGAGGTGGGAGAGGGATTGGCTGCCGCGATGGCATTCAATCACTTACCGGCAGGCGCGCACGACGCCTTCAGACCATTGTCCCGCACGCCGGTGACACACTCGGTTCCAATGGCCAACACTCACCGTCCCGGTCCGCCCACGGCACCCGAGGACGTCAGACCCACCCCCGGCACGGTCCTGGACCGGCTGTCACGGGGGCCTTCCCGGGCTGCGCGCATCACCCATACGGAGCACTTGCCCCCTCGGGAGGGTCGTCATGCGGTCTGGCCCGATCGCATCCGAACTGATGTCGTAGCCGCAATTCAGGCCGCCGGGATCGACCATCCGTGGGAACACCAGGCCGCGGCTGCCGAGCACGCCCTCGACGGGGAGTCCGTGGTCGTCGCCACGGGCACCGCCTCGGGCAAATCGCTGGCCTACCTCGCGCCCGTGCTCTCCGCCCTCGCCGACGGGGCCGAGGCGCCCAACGGCCGGGGCGCGACCGCCCTGTACCTGGCCCCGACCAAGGCCCTGGCCGCCGACCAGCGCCGCGCCGTACGGGAACTGGCCGGCCCGCTCGGAAACGCCGTCCGGCCCGCCGTCTACGACGGAGACACCCCGGTCGAGGAACGCGAGTGGGTGCGCCAGTACGCGAACTACGTCCTCACCAACCCCGACATGCTGCACCGCGGGATCCTCCCGGCCCACCCGCGCTGGTCCTCCTTCCTGCGGGCCCTGCGCTACGTGGTCATCGACGAGTGCCACACCTACCGGGGCGTCTTCGGCTCCCACGTCGCCCAGGTCCTGCGGCGGCTGCGCCGGCTGTGTGCCCGCTACGGCTCCGATCCCGTGTTCCTGCTGGCCTCCGCCACCGCGAGCGACCCGGCGACCGCCGCGTCCCGGCTGACGGGCCTGCCGGTGGTGGAGGTGTCCGACGACGCCTCCCCGCGCGGCGAGGTCGTCTTCGCCCTGTGGGAGCCGCCCCTGACCGACCTCAAGGGCGAGCGGGGCGCCCCCGTACGCCGTACGGCCACCGCCGAGACCGCGGACCTGCTGACCGACCTGGTCGTCCAGGGCGTCCGCACGGTCGCCTTCGTCCGCTCCCGGCGCGGCGCCGAGCTGATCGCGGTGATCGCCCAGGAGAAGCTCGCCGCCGTGGACCGCTCCCTGCCCCGGCGGGTCGCGGCCTACCGCGGCGGCTACCTGCCCGAGGAGCGCCGGGCCCTGGAACGGGCCCTGCACTCCGGTGACCTGCTCGGCCTGGCCGCGACGACCGCCCTGGAGCTGGGCGTGGACGTCTCCGGCCTGGACGCCGTCCTGATCACCGGCTACCCGGGCACCCGCGCCTCCCTGTGGCAGCAGGCCGGCCGGGCCGGGCGCTCGGGCCAGGGCGCGCTGGCCGTCCTGGTCGCCCGCGACGACCCGCTGGACACCTACCTGGTCCACCACCCCGAGGCCCTGTTCCAGCAGCCCGTGGAGGCCACGGTCCTGGACCCCGACAACCCGTACGTCCTGGCCCCGCACCTGTGCGCGGCCGCGGCCGAGCTACCCCTCACGGAGCCCGACCTCGACCTCTTCGGCCCGGCGGCACGCGACCTCCTCCCCCAGCTCGAAGCGGCGAAACTGCTGCGCCGCCGGGCCACGGCCTGGCACTGGACCCGCCGGGAACGGGCCTCGGACCTCACCGACATCCGGGGCGGCGGCGGACGCCCGGTCCAGATCGTCGAGGCCGCCACGGGCCGCCTGCTGGGCACGGTCGACGAAGAGGCTTCCCACACCGCCGTCCACGACGGGGCGGTCCACCTCCACCAGGGCCGCACGTACCTGGTGAAGCAGCTGGACCTGGAGGACTCGGTCGCGCTGGTCGAGGAGGCGAACCCGCCGTTCTCCACGACGGCCCGCGACACGACCGCCATCTCGGTCCTGGAGACCGAGACGGAGATCGCCTGGGGCCGGGGCCGGCTCTGCTTCGGGTCCGTGGAGGTCACCAACCAGGTGGTCTCCTACCTGCGCCGCAAACTGATCACCGGCGAGGTGCTCGGCGAAGCCAAACTGGACCTGCCGCCCCGCACCCTGCGCACCCGGGCCGTGTGGTGGACGGTCACCGAGGACCAGCTCGACGAGGCCCGGATCAACCCGGAGATCCTCGGCGGCGCCCTGCACGCCGCCGAGCACGCCTCCATCGGCCTGCTCCCGCTCTTCGCCACCTGCGACCGCTGGGACATCGGCGGGGTCTCCGTCCCGCTGCATCCCGACACCCTCCTCCCGACGGTCTTCGTCTACGACGGCCACCCGGGCGGTGCGGGCTTCGCCGAGCGCGCCTTCCACACGGCCCGCGCCTGGCTGACGGCGACCCGCGACGCGATCGCCGCCTGCGAGTGCGAGGCCGGCTGCCCTTCCTGCATCCAGTCCCCCAAGTGCGGCAACGGCAACGACCCGCTGCACAAGCGCGGCGCCGTCCGCCTCCTCACCCACCTCCTCTCGGAATCCCCACCCCCCACCCCACCGGCAACCCCCTGAGCCCTCCGGCCCCCGGGACCGGGACCCGGGCCGGCGGGGCAGGCGGGGCCGACAGGCGGAACTGAGGCTTCACGGCCTCACCAGCGATTGGCTGGATATCGCCCCTGGTGCCACCCAAACCGGGACAGCCGCCCGGGGAACCACTCCCGCACCCCCCAACCCCTCCCAGACGAGCCTCCAGGGCACCCTCAGCCCCTCCCGGACGGCGCGGGCACCCTCGGGGCCCCACCCAGACGGGGACGGGCCCCTCAGCCCCTCCCAGAAACGGGCGAGCCGTTCCCGGGACCCCTCCCCGGGGGAGGGCCCCTCATCGGGGCTCCCCGGGCAGCGGTGGGCCCGCGCGGGAGCGCAGCTCCGGTCGGAAGGGGCCCGTCGGGGTGCGGGCGGTGACCTCCGCGACCTCCCCCGTCACCACGCACCCGGTGATCTGCACGCCCTGCGCCACCGCCACCCGTACCGCCGTGGCGCAGGCGGCCTCCGGGCCGTGGGCCCAGCTCGCGGCCGCGGCGAGGGCGGCCAGGTCGGCGGCGGCCGCGGCACGGTGCCGGGAGACCACGGCCTGCCCGAGCAGGAGCACCCCGCCGAACACCGCCATCAGCACGGTCACCACCACGACCCCCCACACCGTGGCCGACCCCCGGTCCCGGTCCCGGGGCCGCAGGCGGCGGCGCTCCCCCAGGCGGCCCCCGCGGCCCCCGCGGCGGCTCACGGCGGCGGCCCGACGGTGTCCTCGGCCAGGGCGGCGGCCAGGGCGGTGAGGCGGACCGGCAGCGCGGCCGGGCCCGGGGCCGGAGCCGAGACGCGGACCCGCCACAGGTCGCCCGTCCGCGAGAGCTCCACCCGCGCCCCGGGCGGGGCCGCCGCCTCGGCCGCCGCCACCGCCGCGCCCGCCGGCTCCGACCGGGCCGCCGCCCGGGCACCGGCCCGAGCGGCGTCCACACACCGGATCTGCGCGGCGGCCGCCATCAGCGCCCACACCAGCAGCCCCGCGAACAGCACCAGCGCCGGAATCACCAGGGCCGCCTCCGCCGTCACGAATCCGCTGTCAGAACGGCGCATCGAGTGCCTTCCCGATGGTCGACTGAAGTGCCGTCGCAACCAGTTCACTCGTCACCACCTTGTACAGAACGGCCGCGAACGCACACGCCGCGATCGTGCCCATGGCGTATTCGGACGTGGACATCCCCGCGTCGCCTCCACGACCCTTCAGTCGCGCGCGTCCCACCAGTCCCGCCATTGCAACCCGCACGCGAATCCAGATGATCGACATGACAACCTCCCGTTGATTCAGCTTTTCGACGTGTTCTCAGATCTCGGATGTCGGATGGTCATTTCAGTCGGCCCATTCAGGGCGGCCATTCAGGCGGCCGTCCAGGTGGCCGTTCATCAGGTAGCCGTTCAGACGGATCTTCAGATGTCCCCCAAGTGGCCTTCAGCTGCCGGAGAGGAGGCCGGAGGCCATTCCGATCACCACCGGCGCCACTCCCAGCGCGAGGAAGGCGGGGAGGAAGCACAGGCCCACCGGCGCGGTGACTAGGACCGCCGCCCGCTGCGCCCGGGCCCCCGCCCGGCGCGCGCGGTCCGCCCGGAGCGTCGAGGCGAGCCGGGAGACCGGTTCCGCGGCGGGCGCCCCCGTACGCGCGGAGCGCTCCAGGCATTCGGCCAGGGCGCGGGCTCCCGGTATCTCCGCCAACCTCCCCCACGCGGCGCCCGGTTCGCCGCCGAGCCGCAGCTCCGCCCCGGCCGTCGCCAGCCTCTCGCCCACCGGACCGCCCAGCGACTCCCCCACCGCCTCGGCGGCGTCCACCGGCCCGGCTCCGGCTGCCAGGCAGGCGGCCAACAGGTCGGCGGCGAAGGGGAGCTGGCGCTCGGCCTCCGCGAGGTCCACCCCCGCGGCCGGCCGTCGCCGCGCGAGCCACCTGCGGACCGCGAAGCCCGCCGCGCAGCCGGCCGCCACGCCCGCGAGCCCGCCGATCAGCACCCAGGCCGCCGCCAGCGCTCCGGCCGGCCCGGCCCACACCGTCAGCGCCGCCCGCAGCCGGGGCCCGGGCAGCGGTCGCCTGCGCGCGGCCTCCACCGCGAGCAGCCGGGTGAGCCGGCGCCTGGCCGCCCGCGCCCTGATCCGTGCCGCCACCAGCGCCGCCGCGCACAGCGCCGCCGTCGCGAGGCACAGGGCCGTCCCCAGCCTGTGGATGGCGAAGCCGTCCATCACCGCTCCCCCACCCGTACGATCCGCCGGCACCACAGCAGCCCCAGCGCCTCCAGCACCGCGCCCGCCAGCAGGCAGCCCCATCCCACCGGCGTGTGCAGGAGCACGCGCAGCGGATCGGCGCCCAGCCCGGTACCGATCAGCAGGCCGACCAGCGGGAGCAGGGCCAGTACCGCTGTCGTCGATCTCGCTCCCGTGAGCTGGGCGCGCAGTGATTCCTCCCGGTCCCGCTCGGCCCGCAGGGCTCCCTCCAGCCGGTCCAGTCCGGCGGCCAGCCCGGCGCCGCCGTCCACCGAGACCCGCCAGCAGGCCGCCATCGCCGCCAGCCCCTCCGCGCCGGGCTCCCGTGCCGCCTGCCGCAGTGCCGCGGCAACGTCCCCGCCGAAGGCCGCGGCCGCCAGGACCCCGGTCTCCGCGGCTCCCGGCCCGCCGGGGCCCGACACCGTGCGGCGCATCGCCTCGCTCAGTGCCCGGCCCGGCTGCGCCCCGGCGCGCAGTTCGCCCACCACCGCGCCGCACAGGGCCACCACTTCGGCGGCCCGCGCCGTCCTGGCCCGCGCCCGCTGCCCGGCCCGCAGCCACCGGCGCACCAGCGGTACCGCCGCCGCCCCCGCGAGCAGCGGGATCACCGACCCGCCCAGCAGCGCGAGCACCAGCCCGGCCCCCAGGCAGGCCCACTCCCTGCTCTGCGCGGCCCGGACCCGGACTCCGGCCGCCAGCCGCTCCCACGGCGCCGGCCCCGCCGCTGCCGGCCGCCCCGGCCCGGCCAGCACCGCCCTGGCCCGCCGGGACACCCCGTCGGCCCCGGCCAGCGCCCAGGCCGCCGCTCCGGCGCACAGCACTCCGGCGAGCACCGGCAGCGGCGCCATCGCCCCGGCGCTCACCGGGCACCTGCGAGCAGCGGGCGCAGTCGCTCCCAGCCCCGGTCCCGTACGAACCCGCGGGCGCCCCAGCGCAGCGCCGGCACGGTGACCACGAGCCCGGCGGGGTCCCGCTCCAGGACGTGCACCTCGGCGACCCGGCGCCGGCCGGTCCGGTCCCGTACGAGGTGGACCACCAGGGTCAGGGCTGCCGCCAACTGGCTGTGCAGGGCGGCCCGGTCCAGCCCGGCAGCCGTCCCGAGGGCCTCCAGCCGGGCCGGCACATGGGCGGCGGCATTCGCGTGGACCGTGCCGCAGCCGCCTTCGTGACCCGTGTTGAGGGCGGCCAGCAGGTCCGCGACCTCGGCGCCCCGGACTTCGCCGACGACGAGCCGGTCCGGCCGCATCCGCAGCGCCTGGCGGACCAGGTCGGCGAGGGTGACTTGACCCGCACCCTCCTGGTTGGCCGGCCGGGTCTCCAGCCGCACCACGTGCGGATGGTCGGGCCGCAGCTCGGCCGAGTCCTCGGCGAGCACGATCCGCTCCCCGGGGCCGACGAGCCCGAGCAGGGCGCTGAGCAGCGTGGTCTTGCCGGTGCCCGTCCCTCCCGAGACCAGGAAGGACAGCCGGGCCCGCACCATGTCCCGCAGCAGCCGTTGCCCGCCGGGCGGCAGCGTCCCCGCCGTGACCAGCTCCTCCAGCGTGAAGGCGCGCGGCCGCACCACCCGCAGGGACAGGCACGCCGATCCGACGGCCACCGGGGGCAGTACGGCGTGCAAGCGGGTGCCGTCGGGCATCCGGGCGTCCACCCAGGGCCGGGCGTCGTCGAGGCGGCGCCCGGCGACGGCGGCGAGCCGCTGGGCGAGCCTGCGCACGGCGGCGGCGTCGGTGAAGGTCACCCCGGTCAGCTCCAGCCCGCCGCCGCGGTCCACCCACACCCGGTCGGGGGCCGCCACCAGGACGTCGGTGACCTCGGGGTCGGCGAGCAGTGCCTCCAGCGGGCCCGCGCCGACCAGTTCGGACCTCAGCTCGGCGGCGACGCCGAGCACCTCCGCGTCGCCCAGCAGCCGGCCCTGGGCCCGCAGGGCCGCGGCCACCCGCGCCGGGGTGGGCTCCGCCCCGCTCTCGGCGAGCCGCTGGCGCACCGCGTCGAGGAGAACGGCGCTCATACCGCCACCCCCTGGGCGGAGCCGAGCGCGTGCTGCCAGAAGCCGTCGCAGAAGCGGGCGAGGGCGCCCCGCCCGTGCGATCCCGGGGGCTCGCCCTCGGCCACCCGGCCCGGGAGTCCCACCTCGACCGGTACTTCGCCGGCCAGGGGCACCCCCAGGAGTCCGGCGACGGCTTCCGCGTCGAGTCCGCCGGGCGCGGGGCCCCGTACGACCACGCGGACGTCGCGGGCCACCATCCGGACTCCCGCGGCCACCCGGCCGGCCGCGGCCACCGCCCGCAGTTCGCCCCGCACCACCAGGAGCACCAGGTCCAGCTGCGCGAGCACCTCGGCGACGGCTTCGTCGACCCGGCGCGGCAGGTCGACCACGACGACCCCGCCCCGGCGCCGCGCGGCGGCCACCACCGAGCGCATCGCGGCGGGCGGCACCACCACGCGGTCCCCGCGGTCCCAGCTGAGCACCCGCAGGGCGTGCAGTTCGGGCAGGGATTCCGCCAGGGCTCCGGCGCCGACGCGGCCGCGCGAGGCGGCGAAGTCGGGCCAGCGCAGTCCTTCGGCGGTTTCGCCTCCGAGGAGGACGTCCATGCCGCCGCCGAGGGGGTCGCCGTCGATGAGGATGGTCCGCTCCCCGGCCCGGGCGGCCCGCAGGGCCAGCGCGCAGGCGAGGGTGGAGGCTCCGGCTCCGCCGCTGCCCCCGATCACCCCGACCGCGAGGGCGGGCCGTCCGGCCCCCTCCACGACATCGGCGATCCGGTCGACGAGCCGGTTCTCGGCGTCGGGGAGGGTCAGCACCTCCTCGGCGCCGATCTCCAGGGCCCGCTGCCATACGTGGGGGTCGTCCAGATCCCGGCCGACGAGGAAGACCCCGTCCCGCCGGGGTGCGCCGCGCACCCGCCGCGCGGCATCGTCGCCGACCAGGACGAGCGGCGCCGATTCCCAGCCGACCCCCACGACTCCCGCGACCCCGACGACCCTCGCGCCGCCCCCGCCGCCCCTCTCGTCACCACCGGCTCCGCTTTGCTCCGGCACCGCGTGCTGCACATGCGGCTCGGCCCCCGCGGCGGCGCACAGCCGCAGCAGGTCGTCGAGCAGCAGGGGGTCCTCGGTGATGATCAGCGGCCGTCCGCCGGCGGCCGCAGGCCCTCCGGCCCCGGGATTCGGCCCGTCCCCGCCCGCCATCGCGAGATCCCGGACTTCACACGACTTCGATCCAGCCACGATCTCCGCCTCCTTCTCACAGCAAATCCAGCGCCGCGGACTTCGCGGCCGGAATCACCGTGACGGGATCGGGAAAAAGAAGTGGATCTTGCTCTAAAACCGTGGACGGGCGCCTCATTGTGAATAACTCGCTCACCCCAACAGGTGAGTTCCGGAGCGCGCCGGAACGACTACGCACCGTGACGAGTTCGAGGGGGTGGGGGCCTTCGCCGCACAGGCCCCTCGAAGACGAGGAGGCCCGAGGAGTGATCACTTGGGGTCGAAGGCAGGGACGCAAACCGCGTCCGGACATGCGACGACCCCCGCCGGGGGGGAGAGCGGGGGTCGTCCCCACGGTCCGACTCGGGGGGGGAGGAGCCAGACCGGGTTAGCACGGTCGCGAACGATCCGTGACTTCCATGGTGTACCCGAGAGGCTTCTCAGGCAAACCCACGCGCCGCACTTTACGCCGAATGGTGGGCGCATATGCTCGGGTCGTGGAAAATCAGCCCTTGCCGCACTCCTTGCCTCGCACCGCAGCCTTCTTCGATCTGGACAAGACGGTCATTGCGAAGTCGAGCACTCTGACGTTCAGCAAGTCCTTCTACCAGGGCGGCCTGATCAACCGAAGGGCCGTGCTGCGCACCGCCTACACGCAGTTCATCTATCTGGCCGGCGGCGCCGACCACGATCAGATGGAGCGGATGCGGGAGTACCTGTCCGCCCTCTGCAAGGGGTGGAACGTGCAGCAGGTCCGGGAGATCGTCGCCGAGACCCTGCACGACCTCATCGACCCGCTGATCTACGACGAGGCCGCCTCCCTCATCGAGGCCCACCACACCGCTGGCCGCGACGTGGTGATCGTGTCCACCTCCGGAGCCGAGGTCGTCGAGCCCATCGGCGAGATGCTGGGCGCCGACCGGGTCGTCGCCACCCGGATGGTCGTGGGCGAGGACGGCTGCTTCACCGGCGAGATCGAGTACTACGCCTACGGCCCGACCAAGGCGGAGGCCGTGCGCGAACTCGCGGAGTCCGAGGGGTACGACCTCTCGCGCTGCTACGCGTACAGCGACTCGGCCACCGACATCCCGATGCTGGAAGCGGTCGGCCACCCGCACGCGGTCAACCCCGACCGGGCCCTGCGACGGGAGGCGGTGGCGCGCGAGTGGCCGGTGCTGGTGTTCAACCGTCCGGTACGGCTGAAGCAGCGACTGCCCGGACTGTCGATGCCCGCACGGCCCGCGCTGGTCGCCGCCGCCGCGGTGGGCGCGGCCGCGGCCACCGCCGGACTGGTCTGGTACGCGAGCCGGCGACGCGCCCTGGCCGCCGCCGCGCCCCGCTGACCTGCGCGAACACCGGGTGTCCGATACACCCTGATTCGCACCGGAAAGCAAAGAAATGCGGCCAGGGGTTTCGCTCCACTCCGAAGCGGAGTACAAATGAAGCAACGGCCCGCGAGACCAAAGAACATCCGAGAGGATCATCTTTAAAACGCAGTAAGGCCCACGGACCGAAGCATGAACGCCGAGCACCCACGCGACGTCGACCCGTCGATTACGGGCCAGCCGCACCAGGTGACGGGCAAAGCTCCCGACCTGATGGGCAATCATCGAGGACGCTTGGTAACTGGGCGTAAATGCCAGCGGCGACACCAGAGCAGTACGGTGTCGCCGCAACCCATGTCCGGACCCGGTCAGGCCCCGCCGGGCCCGTCAGGCCGCGCCGCGCTGGAGCGCCTCGCAGACCGCGGTCGACTCGCGGACACCGAGCTCGATCGCGCGGCCGCAGTGCGC is a window encoding:
- the bldG gene encoding anti-sigma factor antagonist BldG — its product is MDLSLSTRTVGDRTVVEVGGEIDVYTAPKLREQLVELVNDGSYHLVVDMERVDFLDSTGLGVLVGGLKRVRAHEGSLRLVCNQERILKIFRITGLTKVFPIHNSVEDAVNATD
- a CDS encoding DEAD/DEAH box helicase, which translates into the protein MAFNHLPAGAHDAFRPLSRTPVTHSVPMANTHRPGPPTAPEDVRPTPGTVLDRLSRGPSRAARITHTEHLPPREGRHAVWPDRIRTDVVAAIQAAGIDHPWEHQAAAAEHALDGESVVVATGTASGKSLAYLAPVLSALADGAEAPNGRGATALYLAPTKALAADQRRAVRELAGPLGNAVRPAVYDGDTPVEEREWVRQYANYVLTNPDMLHRGILPAHPRWSSFLRALRYVVIDECHTYRGVFGSHVAQVLRRLRRLCARYGSDPVFLLASATASDPATAASRLTGLPVVEVSDDASPRGEVVFALWEPPLTDLKGERGAPVRRTATAETADLLTDLVVQGVRTVAFVRSRRGAELIAVIAQEKLAAVDRSLPRRVAAYRGGYLPEERRALERALHSGDLLGLAATTALELGVDVSGLDAVLITGYPGTRASLWQQAGRAGRSGQGALAVLVARDDPLDTYLVHHPEALFQQPVEATVLDPDNPYVLAPHLCAAAAELPLTEPDLDLFGPAARDLLPQLEAAKLLRRRATAWHWTRRERASDLTDIRGGGGRPVQIVEAATGRLLGTVDEEASHTAVHDGAVHLHQGRTYLVKQLDLEDSVALVEEANPPFSTTARDTTAISVLETETEIAWGRGRLCFGSVEVTNQVVSYLRRKLITGEVLGEAKLDLPPRTLRTRAVWWTVTEDQLDEARINPEILGGALHAAEHASIGLLPLFATCDRWDIGGVSVPLHPDTLLPTVFVYDGHPGGAGFAERAFHTARAWLTATRDAIAACECEAGCPSCIQSPKCGNGNDPLHKRGAVRLLTHLLSESPPPTPPATP
- a CDS encoding Rv3654c family TadE-like protein, with protein sequence MGERRRLRPRDRDRGSATVWGVVVVTVLMAVFGGVLLLGQAVVSRHRAAAAADLAALAAAASWAHGPEAACATAVRVAVAQGVQITGCVVTGEVAEVTARTPTGPFRPELRSRAGPPLPGEPR
- a CDS encoding TadE family type IV pilus minor pilin; this translates as MRRSDSGFVTAEAALVIPALVLFAGLLVWALMAAAAQIRCVDAARAGARAAARSEPAGAAVAAAEAAAPPGARVELSRTGDLWRVRVSAPAPGPAALPVRLTALAAALAEDTVGPPP
- a CDS encoding DUF4244 domain-containing protein; its protein translation is MAGLVGRARLKGRGGDAGMSTSEYAMGTIAACAFAAVLYKVVTSELVATALQSTIGKALDAPF
- a CDS encoding type II secretion system F family protein, whose amino-acid sequence is MDGFAIHRLGTALCLATAALCAAALVAARIRARAARRRLTRLLAVEAARRRPLPGPRLRAALTVWAGPAGALAAAWVLIGGLAGVAAGCAAGFAVRRWLARRRPAAGVDLAEAERQLPFAADLLAACLAAGAGPVDAAEAVGESLGGPVGERLATAGAELRLGGEPGAAWGRLAEIPGARALAECLERSARTGAPAAEPVSRLASTLRADRARRAGARAQRAAVLVTAPVGLCFLPAFLALGVAPVVIGMASGLLSGS
- a CDS encoding type II secretion system F family protein; protein product: MAPLPVLAGVLCAGAAAWALAGADGVSRRARAVLAGPGRPAAAGPAPWERLAAGVRVRAAQSREWACLGAGLVLALLGGSVIPLLAGAAAVPLVRRWLRAGQRARARTARAAEVVALCGAVVGELRAGAQPGRALSEAMRRTVSGPGGPGAAETGVLAAAAFGGDVAAALRQAAREPGAEGLAAMAACWRVSVDGGAGLAAGLDRLEGALRAERDREESLRAQLTGARSTTAVLALLPLVGLLIGTGLGADPLRVLLHTPVGWGCLLAGAVLEALGLLWCRRIVRVGER
- a CDS encoding TadA family conjugal transfer-associated ATPase, with translation MSAVLLDAVRQRLAESGAEPTPARVAAALRAQGRLLGDAEVLGVAAELRSELVGAGPLEALLADPEVTDVLVAAPDRVWVDRGGGLELTGVTFTDAAAVRRLAQRLAAVAGRRLDDARPWVDARMPDGTRLHAVLPPVAVGSACLSLRVVRPRAFTLEELVTAGTLPPGGQRLLRDMVRARLSFLVSGGTGTGKTTLLSALLGLVGPGERIVLAEDSAELRPDHPHVVRLETRPANQEGAGQVTLADLVRQALRMRPDRLVVGEVRGAEVADLLAALNTGHEGGCGTVHANAAAHVPARLEALGTAAGLDRAALHSQLAAALTLVVHLVRDRTGRRRVAEVHVLERDPAGLVVTVPALRWGARGFVRDRGWERLRPLLAGAR
- the ssd gene encoding septum site-determining protein Ssd, translating into MAGGDGPNPGAGGPAAAGGRPLIITEDPLLLDDLLRLCAAAGAEPHVQHAVPEQSGAGGDERGGGGGARVVGVAGVVGVGWESAPLVLVGDDAARRVRGAPRRDGVFLVGRDLDDPHVWQRALEIGAEEVLTLPDAENRLVDRIADVVEGAGRPALAVGVIGGSGGAGASTLACALALRAARAGERTILIDGDPLGGGMDVLLGGETAEGLRWPDFAASRGRVGAGALAESLPELHALRVLSWDRGDRVVVPPAAMRSVVAAARRRGGVVVVDLPRRVDEAVAEVLAQLDLVLLVVRGELRAVAAAGRVAAGVRMVARDVRVVVRGPAPGGLDAEAVAGLLGVPLAGEVPVEVGLPGRVAEGEPPGSHGRGALARFCDGFWQHALGSAQGVAV
- a CDS encoding HAD family phosphatase, whose protein sequence is MVGAYARVVENQPLPHSLPRTAAFFDLDKTVIAKSSTLTFSKSFYQGGLINRRAVLRTAYTQFIYLAGGADHDQMERMREYLSALCKGWNVQQVREIVAETLHDLIDPLIYDEAASLIEAHHTAGRDVVIVSTSGAEVVEPIGEMLGADRVVATRMVVGEDGCFTGEIEYYAYGPTKAEAVRELAESEGYDLSRCYAYSDSATDIPMLEAVGHPHAVNPDRALRREAVAREWPVLVFNRPVRLKQRLPGLSMPARPALVAAAAVGAAAATAGLVWYASRRRALAAAAPR